One stretch of Arachis hypogaea cultivar Tifrunner chromosome 20, arahy.Tifrunner.gnm2.J5K5, whole genome shotgun sequence DNA includes these proteins:
- the LOC112782949 gene encoding uncharacterized protein isoform X1, translating to MFRRGNLKSEFRNDDKHVTAVAAAAFSIHSIEQAAAANLISRPQSMRRKNHSTLSERPTYGGDTSVKRSSFGEDGRRKEGSVPLRGSSDDISSKRTVPQTQGHQKQIGIPIQHNNKANAEAWEKAKLKKIQKRYEKIKSQILSWEREKKIHAKMHMEKKKNELEKRRIVTTQHYNNKIASIDKVAQGALTQLEDKRRKELSRATEKANKIRKTGKVPPAINCFCFSHL from the exons ATGTTCAGAAGGGGAAATTTGAAGAGTGAATTTAGAAATGATGACAAGCATGTGACAGCAGTTGCAGCTGCTGCATTTTCCATTCATTCAATAGAACAAGCTGCTGCTGCCAACCTGATTTCAAGGCCTCAATCCATGAGAAGGAAAAACCATAGCACCCTATCTGAACGACCGACTTATG GAGGGGATACTTCAGTAAAAAGGTCATCATTTGGAGAAGATGGAAGGAGAAAAGAAGGAAGTGTTCCTTTAAGAGGTTCAAGTGATGATATATCTTCTAAAAGGACTGTGCCCCAAACACAAGGGCACCAAAAACAAATAGGGATTCCTATACAACATAACAACAAAGCAAATGCAGAAGCTTGGGAAAAGGCCAAGTTAAAAAAGATTCAAAAGCG CTATGAGAAGATAAAGTCCCAAATCCTTTCTtgggaaagagagaaaaagattcATGCCAAAATGCATATGGAAAAGAAGAAG AATGAATTGGAGAAAAGAAGAATAGTGACAACACAACATTATAATAATAAGATAGCAAGCATAGATAAGGTAGCACAAGGTGCTTTAACACAATTGGAAGATAAAAGAAGGAAAGAGTTATCTAGAGCCACAGAAAAAGCTAATAAAATCAGAAAAACAGGAAAGGTTCCTCCTGCTATTAATTGTTTCTGCTTCTCACATTTATAG
- the LOC112782949 gene encoding uncharacterized protein isoform X2 has protein sequence MFRRGNLKSEFRNDDKHVTAVAAAAFSIHSIEQAAAANLISRPQSMRRKNHSTLSERPTYGGDTSVKRSSFGEDGRRKEGSVPLRGSSDDISSKRTVPQTQGHQKQIGIPIQHNNKANAEAWEKAKLKKIQKRYEKIKSQILSWEREKKIHAKMHMEKKKK, from the exons ATGTTCAGAAGGGGAAATTTGAAGAGTGAATTTAGAAATGATGACAAGCATGTGACAGCAGTTGCAGCTGCTGCATTTTCCATTCATTCAATAGAACAAGCTGCTGCTGCCAACCTGATTTCAAGGCCTCAATCCATGAGAAGGAAAAACCATAGCACCCTATCTGAACGACCGACTTATG GAGGGGATACTTCAGTAAAAAGGTCATCATTTGGAGAAGATGGAAGGAGAAAAGAAGGAAGTGTTCCTTTAAGAGGTTCAAGTGATGATATATCTTCTAAAAGGACTGTGCCCCAAACACAAGGGCACCAAAAACAAATAGGGATTCCTATACAACATAACAACAAAGCAAATGCAGAAGCTTGGGAAAAGGCCAAGTTAAAAAAGATTCAAAAGCG CTATGAGAAGATAAAGTCCCAAATCCTTTCTtgggaaagagagaaaaagattcATGCCAAAATGCATATGGAAAAGAAGAAG AAATGA